In one Parvibaculum sp. genomic region, the following are encoded:
- a CDS encoding aspartate aminotransferase family protein produces MSQTAAISNQTKRWQEMDAAHHLHPFTTHKDLARTGARVITRAEGVYLYDSEGKRLIDGMAGLWCVQVGYGREELAEAGYKALKELPYYNNFFQTTNPYAAELSQKLSEVCPKGIDRFFFANSGSEGNDSAIKLIRYYWNLMGKPKKKTFIARKKSYHGVTLAAASLSGLPHLHPQFDLPLPGFVHVECPDWFAEGGERTPEEHGLFAAKSLEDKILELGAENVAAFVAEPVQGAGGLIIPPANYWAEIQRICRKYDVLLHIDEVICGFGRTGNWFGCDTYGIEPDMINMAKGLSSGYQPIAAVGVGARVGDVLFNSDEEMAHGYTYSGHPVAAAVALANLELMQKEKLVEKAGGATGAHFQKRLAELDAHPLVGGTRGVGLLGAIEIVKDRKTRGKFPDVGTVGAQCRNHCFSNGLIMRAIGDTMVLSPPLTITESETDELFALARRCLDLTAKDLGVA; encoded by the coding sequence ATGTCGCAGACAGCCGCGATTTCCAACCAGACCAAACGCTGGCAGGAGATGGATGCCGCCCATCATCTCCACCCCTTCACGACTCACAAAGACCTCGCCCGGACCGGCGCCCGCGTCATCACCCGCGCCGAGGGCGTCTATCTCTATGACAGTGAAGGCAAGCGCCTGATCGACGGCATGGCCGGCCTCTGGTGTGTGCAGGTAGGTTATGGCCGCGAGGAACTGGCCGAAGCCGGTTACAAGGCGCTGAAGGAACTGCCCTACTACAACAACTTCTTCCAGACGACGAACCCCTACGCGGCCGAACTGTCGCAGAAACTGTCGGAGGTTTGCCCGAAAGGCATCGACCGTTTCTTCTTTGCGAATTCCGGCTCCGAAGGCAACGACAGCGCCATCAAGCTGATCCGCTACTACTGGAACCTGATGGGCAAACCGAAAAAGAAAACCTTCATCGCCCGCAAGAAGTCCTATCACGGCGTCACGCTGGCCGCCGCCTCGCTGTCGGGCCTGCCGCATCTTCATCCGCAATTCGACCTGCCGCTGCCGGGCTTCGTCCATGTCGAATGCCCGGACTGGTTCGCCGAAGGCGGCGAGCGCACGCCGGAAGAGCACGGGCTTTTCGCGGCGAAAAGCCTTGAAGACAAGATCCTCGAACTCGGGGCTGAAAACGTCGCCGCCTTTGTCGCCGAACCCGTGCAGGGCGCCGGCGGGCTGATTATTCCGCCTGCGAACTATTGGGCCGAGATCCAGCGCATCTGCCGCAAATACGATGTGCTGCTGCATATCGACGAAGTGATCTGCGGCTTCGGCCGCACCGGCAACTGGTTCGGCTGCGACACCTACGGCATCGAGCCCGACATGATCAACATGGCCAAGGGCCTGTCGTCCGGCTACCAGCCGATCGCCGCCGTCGGCGTCGGTGCCCGCGTCGGCGACGTCCTCTTCAATTCCGACGAGGAGATGGCGCATGGCTACACTTATTCGGGCCACCCGGTCGCAGCGGCCGTCGCGCTCGCCAATCTCGAACTGATGCAGAAGGAAAAGCTGGTCGAGAAGGCCGGCGGCGCCACCGGCGCGCATTTCCAGAAGCGCCTCGCCGAACTCGACGCCCATCCGCTGGTCGGCGGCACACGCGGCGTCGGCCTCCTCGGCGCCATCGAGATCGTCAAGGACCGGAAGACCCGCGGCAAGTTTCCGGACGTCGGCACCGTCGGCGCGCAATGCCGCAATCACTGCTTCTCGAACGGCCTCATCATGCGCGCCATCGGCGACACGATGGTCCTGAGCCCGCCACTGACCATCACCGAGAGCGAAACCGACGAGCTTTTCGCGCTCGCCCGCCGCTGCCTCGACCTGACGGCGAAGGATCTCGGCGTCGCCTGA
- a CDS encoding exodeoxyribonuclease III produces the protein MNLKIATWNINSVRLRIELVERLLKQEKPDVLCLQEIKCVNDAFPLKAIKKAGYEHVAINGQKGYHGVAIASRIPFKKTEAREFCGKGDCRHLSADLDIPGGLRVHNFYVPAGGDEPDPEINDKFAHKLDFVREMTRLYEGHKTKSKNRMVLVGDLNIAPLEHDVWSHKQLLKVVSHTPVEVDLMNELYASHDWVDVMRRFVPDTEKLYSWWSYRAKDWLAADRGRRLDHIWVTPALADAPTSMKVLKEARGWERASDHAPVIATLRL, from the coding sequence GTGAACCTCAAAATCGCCACCTGGAACATCAATTCCGTCCGCCTGCGGATCGAGCTCGTCGAACGTCTCTTGAAGCAGGAAAAGCCCGATGTGCTGTGCCTGCAGGAAATCAAATGCGTCAACGACGCCTTTCCGTTGAAGGCGATCAAGAAAGCCGGCTACGAACATGTCGCGATCAACGGCCAGAAGGGCTATCACGGCGTCGCCATCGCGAGCCGCATCCCCTTCAAGAAGACCGAGGCGCGCGAATTTTGCGGGAAAGGCGATTGCCGCCATCTCTCGGCCGATCTCGACATTCCGGGTGGGTTGCGCGTCCATAATTTCTACGTGCCGGCCGGTGGCGATGAGCCCGATCCCGAGATCAACGACAAGTTCGCCCACAAGCTCGACTTCGTTCGCGAGATGACACGGCTCTACGAAGGCCACAAGACGAAGTCGAAAAACCGCATGGTGCTGGTCGGCGATCTCAACATCGCGCCGCTCGAACACGACGTCTGGTCGCACAAGCAATTGCTGAAAGTCGTCAGCCACACGCCCGTCGAGGTCGATCTGATGAACGAGCTCTACGCCTCGCATGACTGGGTCGATGTGATGCGCCGCTTCGTGCCCGACACCGAGAAGCTCTATTCCTGGTGGAGCTACCGCGCCAAGGACTGGCTGGCCGCCGATCGCGGCCGCCGCCTCGATCACATCTGGGTGACGCCGGCGCTCGCCGACGCGCCGACATCGATGAAAGTCCTGAAGGAAGCGCGGGGGTGGGAGCGGGCGTCGGATCATGCGCCGGTAATCGCGACGCTGAGGCTCTAG
- a CDS encoding TetR/AcrR family transcriptional regulator: MTKPAKAGQTPARTKDRILAASLRLFNENGYDAVTTARISDEVGISEGNLWYHFRTKRDLVRAHQLALFVLIDKRLAIASTPDTVLESYALFNRLVFEEVWTYQFLYRDQAEYGRTSPELEDRVHRIYETTTNMLVRFFRHMIEAKHLDMPDDELTALADNVWMVIRYWPSFLRETRRVVKLDKAALNAGIRHHFALFNTHLTPEARAFFAKKAYA; this comes from the coding sequence ATGACAAAGCCTGCCAAAGCCGGTCAAACGCCCGCCAGAACCAAGGATCGGATCCTGGCCGCGAGCCTGCGTCTCTTCAACGAAAACGGCTACGACGCGGTCACGACGGCGCGCATCTCAGACGAGGTCGGCATCTCGGAAGGCAACCTCTGGTATCACTTCCGCACCAAGCGCGATCTGGTGCGCGCCCATCAACTGGCGCTCTTTGTACTGATCGACAAACGCCTCGCCATCGCTTCGACACCGGACACGGTGCTCGAATCCTATGCGCTGTTCAATCGCCTGGTCTTCGAGGAAGTCTGGACCTATCAGTTTCTCTATCGCGACCAGGCCGAATACGGACGCACCTCGCCCGAGCTCGAGGATCGCGTTCACCGCATCTATGAAACGACGACGAACATGCTGGTCCGTTTCTTCCGTCACATGATCGAGGCAAAGCATCTCGACATGCCGGACGACGAACTGACCGCGCTTGCCGACAATGTGTGGATGGTCATTCGCTACTGGCCGAGCTTCCTGCGCGAAACGCGCCGCGTCGTGAAACTCGACAAGGCGGCGCTCAATGCCGGCATCCGCCATCACTTCGCGCTGTTCAACACGCATCTGACGCCCGAGGCGCGCGCCTTCTTCGCAAAGAAAGCCTACGCCTGA
- a CDS encoding PaaI family thioesterase yields MSERQAEARQDWPPNIQAVFKRMAPASRYLGLEILDADREARVVKVAFNAGPELCNMWGGIQGGMVAAMLDDVMSLAVGLDLEWGQISPTLELKVSMLTPARPGRILGMGRVIKRGKSVGFIEGELTSEDGKLIATASSTATFVTLKRKDAPAENNAQA; encoded by the coding sequence ATGAGTGAGCGTCAGGCGGAAGCAAGGCAGGACTGGCCGCCGAACATACAGGCGGTGTTCAAGCGCATGGCGCCGGCGAGCCGCTATCTCGGGCTCGAAATTCTCGACGCCGACCGCGAGGCGCGCGTCGTGAAGGTGGCGTTCAACGCCGGGCCCGAACTCTGCAACATGTGGGGCGGCATTCAGGGCGGCATGGTGGCGGCGATGCTCGACGATGTGATGAGCCTCGCCGTCGGTCTCGATCTCGAATGGGGACAGATTTCGCCGACGCTGGAACTGAAAGTCTCGATGCTGACGCCGGCGCGGCCGGGGCGCATTCTCGGCATGGGGCGTGTCATCAAGCGCGGCAAGTCGGTCGGCTTCATCGAAGGCGAATTGACGTCGGAAGACGGCAAGCTCATCGCGACCGCAAGCTCGACGGCAACTTTCGTAACGTTAAAAAGGAAAGACGCGCCGGCGGAGAACAACGCTCAGGCGTAG
- a CDS encoding Crp/Fnr family transcriptional regulator, whose translation MSLEPAIEMLKRLELFSGLDPVRLEVVAFTCERREYAPGATLFETGDEADCAYLILDGEAAMLARDDSGAAQALRLDRGDLIGETALFEPGRRVTTVRAVSSLHTLRIGRDMFQRLIGEFPEMAGAVASRLAGRLALLGRELSALGDRLDTNARVTGKGRGADE comes from the coding sequence ATGAGCCTTGAACCCGCCATCGAGATGCTGAAGCGCCTTGAGCTTTTTTCGGGCCTCGATCCGGTGCGGCTCGAGGTCGTCGCCTTTACCTGCGAGCGGCGCGAATATGCGCCGGGCGCGACGCTTTTCGAGACGGGCGACGAGGCCGACTGCGCCTATCTCATTCTCGACGGCGAGGCCGCCATGCTGGCGCGCGACGACAGCGGCGCGGCGCAGGCGCTCAGGCTTGACAGGGGCGATCTCATCGGCGAAACGGCTTTGTTCGAACCGGGGCGACGCGTGACGACGGTGCGGGCGGTTTCGTCGCTTCACACGCTCAGGATCGGCCGCGACATGTTTCAGCGGCTGATCGGCGAGTTTCCGGAAATGGCGGGCGCGGTCGCGTCGCGGCTTGCCGGACGGCTGGCGCTGCTCGGGCGGGAACTGTCGGCGCTGGGTGATCGACTCGACACAAATGCGCGCGTAACAGGAAAAGGCAGGGGTGCGGATGAGTGA
- a CDS encoding thioesterase family protein: MASPTSPIVWDWPDPFIHEVQVEPRHIDDFQHTNNVVYLSWMAKTAWEHSKALGIDFAYYKRLNRGMVVRRHELEYLAASYEGQRVLVATWITGNDGRLRLRRRFQMVNAETGQTLLRGLTDFVCIDIESGRATRMPPQFIVAYRPTARVEGD; the protein is encoded by the coding sequence ATGGCCTCGCCGACCTCCCCGATCGTCTGGGACTGGCCCGACCCCTTCATCCACGAAGTCCAGGTCGAACCCCGCCACATCGATGATTTTCAGCACACGAACAATGTCGTCTATCTGAGCTGGATGGCGAAAACCGCATGGGAGCATTCCAAGGCGCTGGGGATCGATTTCGCCTACTACAAGCGCCTCAACCGCGGCATGGTCGTGCGCCGCCACGAACTCGAATACCTGGCGGCGAGCTATGAAGGGCAGCGCGTGCTGGTGGCCACATGGATCACCGGCAATGACGGCCGCCTGCGGTTGCGCCGTCGTTTCCAGATGGTGAATGCCGAGACCGGACAGACGCTGCTGCGCGGCCTGACGGATTTTGTCTGCATCGATATCGAAAGCGGACGTGCGACGCGCATGCCGCCGCAATTCATCGTCGCCTATCGCCCCACCGCACGCGTCGAGGGAGACTAG
- a CDS encoding nuclear transport factor 2 family protein: MVDDALLVAERFFRAVETGDTDEVARVYAPDARIWHNFSQAEQTVEENLKVLRWMARKLPGRRYDVLRRVVIPGGFMQQHVVRGTLADGSAFAMPACVVCLVENGRIVRLEEYLDPAQAAVLSA, translated from the coding sequence ATGGTGGACGACGCGCTTCTGGTGGCCGAGAGGTTTTTCCGCGCCGTCGAAACGGGCGACACCGACGAGGTTGCGCGCGTTTATGCGCCCGACGCTCGCATCTGGCACAACTTCAGTCAGGCGGAACAAACGGTCGAGGAGAACCTCAAGGTTCTGCGCTGGATGGCGCGCAAGCTTCCCGGCCGGCGCTACGACGTCCTCAGGCGCGTCGTCATTCCCGGCGGCTTCATGCAGCAGCATGTGGTCAGGGGAACGCTTGCCGATGGCTCGGCGTTTGCGATGCCGGCCTGCGTTGTCTGTCTCGTCGAGAATGGACGCATTGTGCGCCTTGAAGAATATCTCGACCCGGCCCAGGCGGCGGTGCTTTCGGCCTAG
- a CDS encoding response regulator transcription factor, whose product MSGIKKILVVDDDDALRTALVEQLDLHEEFTCVTAPTAASALDRVRGAHVDLVLLDVGLPDMDGREACRLMRKAGVKAPIIMLTGADTESDTILGLDAGANDYVTKPFRFGVLLARIRAHLRSHEQSEDAVFKVGPYTFQPSAKVLVDVQNKKVRLTEKETAILKYLYRAGAKVVGRDILLAEVWGYNSGVTTHTLETHIYRLRQKIEKDPSNAEILVTETGGYRLVP is encoded by the coding sequence ATGAGCGGTATCAAGAAAATTCTCGTGGTCGACGACGACGATGCGCTGCGGACGGCGCTTGTCGAACAGCTCGACCTCCATGAAGAGTTTACCTGCGTGACGGCGCCGACGGCTGCGTCCGCGCTGGACCGTGTTCGCGGCGCGCATGTCGATCTTGTGCTGCTCGATGTCGGTCTGCCGGACATGGACGGGCGGGAGGCGTGCCGGCTGATGCGCAAGGCCGGCGTCAAGGCGCCGATCATCATGCTGACGGGCGCCGACACCGAATCCGATACGATCCTCGGCCTCGACGCCGGCGCCAACGACTATGTGACCAAGCCGTTCCGTTTCGGCGTGTTGCTGGCGCGCATCCGTGCACATTTGCGCAGCCACGAGCAGAGCGAAGACGCCGTGTTCAAGGTCGGTCCCTACACGTTCCAGCCGAGCGCGAAGGTGCTGGTCGACGTGCAGAACAAGAAGGTGCGGCTGACCGAAAAGGAAACGGCGATCCTCAAATATCTCTATCGCGCCGGGGCCAAGGTTGTCGGGCGCGATATCTTGCTGGCGGAAGTCTGGGGCTACAATTCAGGCGTCACGACGCACACGCTCGAGACGCATATTTACCGGTTGCGGCAAAAGATCGAGAAGGATCCGTCGAACGCCGAGATCCTCGTTACCGAAACGGGCGGTTACCGGCTGGTTCCCTGA
- a CDS encoding tetratricopeptide repeat-containing sulfotransferase family protein: MAKKPSPPGPAKSPSFMPPGGGRATVGLPRSAFGGPGPTVGLPAGGQGGLRPGAAQSTPLAPGEVVQLLQLGGAHLAAGRLDHAGKAAAHILKTEPQNPDALHLLGLVALGKGDAANAEKLIATAAALMPRHVNVWVNLGNAQREQGKADEALIAYRRAEAINPDYPDIFLNRGILYKDSADYAAAIVEFERLIELMPADANSYLRAASAATDAGRFRDARTYLLSATERATNIPLPLATTLSATYERLGDLEDALTWANKALAIDAASGGALAVWSKAKRRLHKGDKAVLAECRNRLAALDLGKVPVNDARLVSSELAQICHDEGDIDASFGYFTQQNEHTARLPELGRVNRTAFIDEVSTLIDIFTEDFVSGWRALPAPGIEPGHAAAPVFLVGFPRSGTTLLDQIFDAHPQAQVFEEQPFLRAVRKSIVGYPQSLAIMDEGRRTAVRRLYWQELCDAGADLEGKTVINKMPLDIIYAGLIHRVFPEARIVFALRHPADCVLSCFMQDFVPNGAMLNFLTLEGSARFYERVMTLWQTYRTLLPLNVHEVRYENLVADLRGEVGPALEFLGLGWHDAVSDPAAHALARGTIKTPSYSQVTQPIYSSSADRWRRYEKHLQPVMPILEPHIKRFGYSL, translated from the coding sequence ATGGCGAAAAAACCTTCCCCGCCCGGACCGGCAAAGAGCCCCTCCTTCATGCCGCCGGGCGGCGGCCGGGCGACCGTCGGCCTGCCGCGTTCGGCCTTCGGCGGACCGGGCCCGACGGTCGGCCTTCCGGCTGGCGGGCAGGGCGGCCTTCGGCCGGGCGCCGCTCAGAGCACGCCGCTGGCACCGGGCGAGGTTGTCCAATTGCTGCAACTGGGCGGAGCCCATCTCGCGGCCGGCCGGCTCGACCATGCGGGCAAGGCGGCGGCGCATATCCTGAAAACCGAACCGCAAAACCCGGACGCGCTTCATCTGCTCGGTCTCGTGGCGTTGGGCAAGGGCGATGCCGCCAACGCCGAAAAGCTGATTGCGACTGCCGCCGCCCTGATGCCCCGGCATGTCAATGTCTGGGTCAATCTGGGGAATGCGCAGCGCGAGCAAGGCAAGGCCGATGAAGCATTGATTGCCTATCGGCGGGCGGAGGCCATCAATCCGGACTATCCCGATATATTTCTCAATCGGGGCATTCTCTACAAGGACAGCGCCGATTATGCGGCGGCCATCGTCGAGTTTGAAAGGCTCATCGAGCTCATGCCCGCCGATGCCAACTCCTATCTGCGCGCGGCATCTGCGGCGACGGATGCCGGACGTTTTCGCGACGCGCGAACCTATTTGCTGAGCGCTACCGAACGCGCAACCAACATTCCGTTGCCGCTCGCCACGACGCTCTCGGCAACATATGAGCGGCTGGGCGATCTCGAGGACGCACTCACATGGGCCAACAAGGCGCTTGCCATCGACGCAGCGAGCGGCGGCGCGCTGGCCGTCTGGTCCAAGGCAAAGCGCCGTCTGCACAAGGGCGACAAGGCGGTGCTCGCCGAATGCCGCAACCGTCTCGCGGCACTCGATCTCGGTAAGGTGCCTGTGAACGATGCACGGCTGGTCTCTTCGGAACTCGCGCAAATCTGTCACGACGAGGGCGATATCGACGCGTCGTTCGGTTATTTCACGCAGCAGAACGAACATACAGCGCGCTTGCCGGAACTCGGCCGTGTCAACCGAACCGCCTTCATTGACGAAGTCAGCACACTGATCGATATCTTTACCGAAGACTTCGTATCCGGCTGGCGGGCGCTACCGGCACCCGGGATCGAGCCTGGTCACGCCGCGGCGCCGGTTTTTCTCGTCGGATTTCCACGTTCGGGGACGACGCTTCTCGATCAGATTTTCGACGCGCATCCGCAAGCCCAGGTCTTCGAAGAGCAGCCTTTCTTGCGCGCCGTCAGAAAGTCGATCGTCGGCTATCCGCAGTCGCTGGCGATTATGGATGAAGGCAGGCGGACGGCGGTGCGACGTCTCTACTGGCAAGAGCTATGCGATGCAGGCGCCGATCTCGAAGGTAAGACCGTTATCAACAAGATGCCGCTCGATATCATTTACGCCGGCCTCATCCACCGGGTGTTTCCCGAAGCGCGTATCGTCTTCGCGCTTCGCCATCCGGCGGACTGCGTGTTGTCCTGCTTCATGCAGGATTTCGTGCCGAACGGCGCGATGCTGAATTTCCTGACGCTCGAGGGCTCGGCGCGGTTCTACGAGCGGGTGATGACGCTCTGGCAGACCTACAGGACGCTGTTGCCGCTCAATGTGCATGAAGTGCGCTACGAAAACCTTGTCGCCGACCTGCGCGGCGAAGTCGGTCCGGCGCTGGAATTTCTCGGCCTCGGATGGCACGATGCGGTGAGCGATCCGGCGGCCCATGCGCTGGCGCGCGGCACGATCAAGACGCCTTCCTATTCGCAAGTGACGCAGCCGATCTATTCGAGTTCGGCCGACCGCTGGCGGCGATATGAAAAGCATCTGCAGCCCGTCATGCCCATTCTCGAACCGCATATAAAGCGCTTCGGCTATTCCCTCTGA
- a CDS encoding L,D-transpeptidase family protein, producing the protein MASSTEILVTAKPGEPHGRLIMDGLEFVCALGRTGLVGDKREGDGGTPIGIFPLRQLRYRPDRLPTPATALPVRPTTREDGWCDAPQDPAYNRPVRLPYPSSAETMWRDDHLYDLVVVLGHNDDPPRPGAGSAIFFHLANEKNGILQPTEGCVALRLPDMLKVLSRCTPQTTMRIDKL; encoded by the coding sequence ATGGCGTCTTCCACCGAAATTCTCGTAACCGCGAAGCCGGGCGAACCGCACGGCCGGCTGATCATGGACGGGCTCGAATTCGTCTGTGCACTTGGGCGCACCGGACTGGTGGGCGACAAGCGTGAAGGCGATGGCGGCACACCCATCGGCATCTTCCCGCTCAGACAGCTCAGATACCGCCCGGACCGTCTGCCGACGCCGGCAACCGCCTTGCCGGTACGTCCAACGACGCGCGAGGATGGCTGGTGCGATGCGCCGCAGGACCCGGCATATAACCGGCCGGTCCGTCTGCCCTATCCGTCAAGCGCCGAGACGATGTGGCGCGACGACCATCTCTACGATCTTGTCGTCGTGCTCGGCCACAATGACGATCCGCCGCGCCCCGGCGCCGGCAGTGCGATATTCTTTCATCTCGCCAATGAGAAGAACGGCATCCTGCAACCGACCGAAGGCTGCGTCGCGCTGCGGCTTCCCGACATGCTGAAGGTCTTGTCGCGCTGCACGCCGCAAACCACGATGCGGATCGATAAGCTCTAG
- a CDS encoding YggS family pyridoxal phosphate-dependent enzyme, protein MTMTASDATASADRLAAIRQRIADAAREAGRAAQEVTLVAVSKTFDAEAIVPLIDAGQRVFGENRVQEAAAKWPALKARYADIELHLIGPLQTNKLGDALQLFDVFHTLDREKLALALVKARDKGAALPRLFVQVNTGDEPQKAGLAPTDTDAFLARCRDEWRLDVEGLMCIPPADEEPALHFALLEKLARRNGLAKLSMGMSGDFETAIALGATHVRVGSALFGARG, encoded by the coding sequence ATGACAATGACCGCCTCCGACGCCACCGCTTCCGCCGATCGCCTCGCCGCCATTCGTCAGCGGATCGCCGATGCGGCGCGCGAGGCCGGGCGCGCCGCGCAAGAGGTGACGCTGGTTGCTGTGTCGAAGACCTTCGACGCGGAAGCCATCGTGCCGCTGATCGATGCCGGTCAGCGTGTTTTCGGCGAGAACCGCGTGCAGGAAGCGGCCGCCAAGTGGCCGGCGCTGAAGGCGCGATATGCGGATATCGAACTCCATCTGATCGGTCCGCTGCAAACCAACAAGCTTGGCGACGCACTCCAGCTCTTCGATGTTTTTCATACGCTCGATCGCGAGAAGCTGGCGCTGGCGCTCGTCAAGGCGCGCGACAAGGGCGCGGCGCTGCCCCGTTTGTTCGTTCAGGTGAACACGGGCGACGAACCGCAAAAGGCCGGTCTTGCGCCCACCGATACGGATGCGTTCCTCGCGCGGTGCCGCGACGAGTGGCGCCTCGATGTCGAAGGGCTGATGTGCATTCCACCGGCCGACGAAGAACCCGCTCTTCATTTTGCGCTGCTCGAAAAGCTGGCGCGCCGCAACGGTCTCGCGAAGCTTTCAATGGGCATGAGCGGCGATTTCGAGACGGCGATTGCATTGGGCGCCACCCATGTACGCGTCGGCAGCGCGCTGTTCGGCGCGCGCGGCTAG
- a CDS encoding thiamine phosphate synthase, producing MAGSAYGKGSGSAKARALRRAASRLAKGRGGIALIGMTDATRLPDPLKALDALPAGSALVWRAYDAGADAADSRRLAARARAKNCLLLIAGEPKLCRRLGAGGLHLPERTLTRRHGAGLGTITAAAHSEAAIRAAARAGAAAVLISPVFPTASHPGAATLGIVRFAKLARLAHALGMAPYALGGVATGADIRRLAGTDAAGVAGIGFLLD from the coding sequence GTGGCAGGCAGCGCATACGGCAAGGGAAGCGGAAGCGCGAAGGCGCGCGCGTTGCGCCGCGCCGCATCGCGACTCGCTAAAGGCCGCGGCGGCATCGCGCTGATCGGCATGACCGACGCCACGCGCTTGCCGGACCCGCTGAAGGCACTCGATGCATTGCCCGCCGGATCTGCGCTTGTCTGGCGCGCCTATGACGCCGGCGCGGATGCCGCGGATTCTCGGCGGCTGGCGGCGCGAGCGCGAGCAAAGAACTGCCTGTTGCTGATTGCCGGCGAACCGAAACTTTGCCGCCGCCTTGGCGCGGGCGGTCTGCATCTGCCCGAACGCACGCTCACCCGCCGCCATGGTGCCGGTTTGGGAACGATAACGGCGGCCGCGCATTCCGAGGCCGCCATCCGCGCCGCCGCGCGCGCCGGCGCCGCCGCGGTTTTGATCTCGCCGGTCTTCCCGACGGCGAGCCATCCGGGCGCGGCCACGCTCGGCATTGTCAGATTTGCAAAACTCGCCCGCCTCGCCCACGCGCTTGGCATGGCGCCCTATGCGCTGGGCGGCGTCGCCACCGGCGCCGACATACGCCGCCTTGCGGGAACGGATGCGGCCGGCGTGGCCGGAATCGGCTTTCTTCTCGACTGA
- a CDS encoding sulfotransferase domain-containing protein: MGALIWLASYPKSGNTWLRTFLHNLLRDAQEPVPLEKLTDFCLGESWLSWIEPHAKKPVAALTEPEIARLRPLGQADMTRAFHESVFVKTHNYLGPWHGVPLHNMDVTAGGIYVVRNPLDVAISAHHHFNATLDQTISIMARPMATSQFTDKLMPEVYSSWSAHVKSWTARPFPQLLVLRYEDLLADPAKHFGIVAGFLGLQPSQERLQRAVRNSSFAVLKAQEQRDGFRERPEHAAAFFREGRAEQWREVLTPVQIRRIIADHLEQMARFGYIPPDYA, from the coding sequence ATGGGCGCGTTGATCTGGCTTGCCTCCTATCCAAAGTCGGGCAATACGTGGCTCAGAACCTTCCTGCACAATCTGTTGCGCGATGCGCAGGAGCCGGTTCCGCTCGAGAAGCTCACCGATTTCTGCCTCGGGGAATCCTGGCTTTCCTGGATCGAACCGCATGCGAAGAAGCCGGTCGCGGCGCTGACGGAGCCCGAAATCGCGCGGTTGCGGCCGCTCGGCCAGGCCGACATGACCAGGGCGTTTCACGAATCCGTTTTCGTCAAGACGCATAATTATCTCGGTCCGTGGCACGGCGTGCCTCTGCACAATATGGATGTCACGGCGGGTGGAATCTATGTTGTCCGGAATCCACTCGATGTCGCGATATCCGCCCATCATCATTTCAATGCCACGCTGGACCAGACAATTTCCATCATGGCGCGGCCGATGGCGACTTCCCAGTTTACAGACAAGCTCATGCCGGAGGTTTATTCGTCCTGGTCTGCACATGTGAAAAGCTGGACGGCACGGCCTTTTCCCCAATTGCTTGTACTGCGCTACGAGGATCTGCTGGCCGATCCGGCAAAGCATTTCGGCATCGTCGCCGGTTTCCTCGGTCTCCAGCCGTCGCAGGAGAGGCTCCAACGCGCCGTCCGCAATTCGTCATTCGCGGTGCTGAAGGCCCAGGAGCAGCGCGACGGGTTTCGCGAACGTCCGGAGCATGCCGCCGCCTTTTTCCGCGAGGGCCGCGCCGAGCAGTGGCGCGAGGTGCTGACGCCCGTGCAGATCCGCCGCATCATCGCCGATCATCTCGAACAGATGGCGCGCTTCGGCTACATTCCGCCTGACTACGCCTGA